In Magnetococcales bacterium, the following are encoded in one genomic region:
- a CDS encoding aldo/keto reductase: MSPMEKRRFGKSGLQVSVLTLGAMRLLHGWDAPHDHLPEDSLQSTHDIVSAALAGGINLIETARGYGKSERLLGRVLSGLGRPRDDYLIMTKAPPAPTAREMRLWIDDSLTRLGVSRLDLFALHGLNQESHFQALRGKGSVLSALRQAQDEGVIGQVGFSGHAALPLLLKIIATGWFDFVNVHYYRFRAANHPAVALANALDMGVLIISPNDKGGRLYEPSERLRHLTAPYAPAQFNERWLLAQTGVHTLSIGLSEPGHLALHLEGLRPTPIWGQVEQEIAWRLDAVESQSVLRACGRDCFACLPCPQAIEIPEILRMDHLVRCFDMDLFARYRYGMMRPGDHWVPGARLEACDRCGECLPRCPRALPIPALLSEARTRMEPPNP, encoded by the coding sequence GTGAGTCCGATGGAAAAGCGCCGTTTCGGCAAGAGCGGGTTGCAGGTTTCGGTATTGACGCTGGGGGCCATGCGCCTGCTGCACGGTTGGGACGCCCCCCATGACCATCTGCCGGAAGACAGCCTGCAATCCACCCATGACATCGTTTCCGCCGCTTTGGCCGGGGGGATCAACCTGATCGAAACCGCCCGGGGTTATGGCAAGAGCGAGCGGCTGCTGGGTCGGGTGTTGTCTGGCCTCGGTCGGCCCCGGGACGACTACCTGATCATGACCAAGGCCCCTCCCGCCCCCACGGCACGGGAGATGCGTCTGTGGATCGACGACTCCTTGACCCGGTTGGGGGTCTCCCGATTGGATCTGTTCGCGTTGCATGGTTTGAATCAGGAGAGTCATTTTCAGGCGTTGCGGGGCAAGGGGAGTGTTTTGTCCGCGTTGCGTCAGGCCCAGGACGAAGGGGTGATCGGTCAGGTGGGTTTTTCCGGTCACGCGGCCTTACCGTTGTTGTTGAAGATCATCGCGACGGGTTGGTTCGATTTTGTCAATGTGCATTATTATCGTTTCCGGGCGGCCAATCATCCGGCTGTGGCCCTGGCCAACGCCCTGGACATGGGGGTGTTGATCATTTCGCCCAACGACAAGGGGGGGCGTCTGTATGAGCCTTCCGAGCGGTTGCGGCATTTGACCGCCCCTTATGCCCCGGCCCAGTTCAACGAGCGTTGGCTGTTGGCCCAGACCGGCGTGCATACGTTGAGCATCGGTTTGAGCGAGCCGGGACATCTGGCGTTGCATCTGGAGGGGTTGCGTCCCACCCCCATTTGGGGACAGGTGGAGCAGGAAATCGCCTGGCGTCTGGATGCGGTGGAGTCCCAATCGGTGTTGCGTGCATGTGGACGGGACTGTTTCGCCTGTCTGCCTTGTCCCCAGGCCATCGAGATCCCGGAAATTTTGCGCATGGACCATCTGGTGCGTTGTTTCGATATGGATCTGTTCGCCCGCTATCGTTATGGCATGATGCGGCCTGGGGATCATTGGGTGCCGGGAGCCCGTCTGGAGGCGTGCGACCGGTGCGGGGAGTGTCTGCCCCGGTGTCCCAGGGCGTTGCCGATTCCGGCGTTGTTGTCCGAGGCGCGCACCCGTATGGAGCCGCCCAATCCTTGA
- a CDS encoding NAD(P)H-hydrate dehydratase, translating into MHRLLTGAQMRTADQRTIGALGLPGVVLMENAGAAVTGVLMDRVPEWRSRFVLVLAGCGNNGGDGFVVARRVLQAGGRVGVVLLGHGEALRGDAQIHYRVFLNSGGLVRELTTLEALPGALDGWLSHCGVVVDAMFGTGLARPVAGVAAGVIQRVAASGKAVLAVDLPSGVCGDTGRILGCALPARWTVTFAAEKLGHRLYPGAGLCGERIVAPIGIPDDFLAIPEHRVALNGPYDLEIPRRSPEAHKGDCGRLLIVAGGVGMEGAAILVAQGAARVGAGLITVATPAKVQPVVTAGLVEAMTVPLPDGDSVTGALEVLFSSRVAPDLVAMGPGLGDTPWTAGVVAGVLEWRDLPVVLDADALNGLAGQGERIARWAGSRSSPLILTPHPGEMARLLGVSVAEVQGDRLGVARRAAREWGVWLVLKGADTVIGAPDGRAWINATGNPGLAAGGSGDLLTGLIAGLFAQGWPVESAVRAGVWLHGAAADASAAECGMAGLVASDLLPQVRRLRDGLG; encoded by the coding sequence ATGCATCGATTGTTGACCGGGGCGCAAATGCGGACGGCGGACCAGCGTACCATCGGGGCGTTGGGACTACCCGGGGTGGTGCTGATGGAAAACGCCGGTGCGGCGGTCACTGGGGTGTTGATGGATCGGGTGCCGGAGTGGCGCTCCCGTTTCGTGCTGGTGCTGGCCGGCTGTGGCAACAATGGCGGAGACGGTTTCGTGGTGGCCCGCAGGGTGTTGCAGGCCGGGGGTCGGGTGGGGGTGGTACTCCTGGGACACGGCGAGGCGTTGCGGGGGGATGCCCAGATCCATTATCGGGTTTTCTTGAACTCCGGTGGCCTGGTGCGGGAGTTGACCACCCTGGAGGCGCTGCCCGGAGCGCTGGATGGTTGGCTCTCCCACTGCGGGGTGGTGGTGGACGCCATGTTCGGCACCGGTCTGGCCCGTCCGGTGGCCGGGGTGGCCGCCGGGGTGATCCAGCGGGTGGCGGCGAGCGGCAAAGCGGTGTTGGCGGTGGATCTGCCTTCCGGGGTGTGCGGGGATACGGGGCGGATTCTCGGCTGCGCCTTGCCCGCCCGCTGGACCGTGACCTTCGCGGCGGAAAAGCTTGGTCACCGGTTGTATCCCGGTGCCGGGTTGTGCGGCGAGCGGATCGTGGCGCCCATCGGCATTCCGGATGATTTTCTGGCTATTCCCGAACACCGGGTGGCCCTCAATGGGCCGTATGATCTGGAGATTCCCCGGCGTTCCCCGGAGGCCCACAAGGGGGATTGTGGCCGGTTGCTGATCGTGGCCGGGGGAGTGGGCATGGAAGGGGCCGCCATCCTGGTGGCCCAGGGGGCCGCCCGGGTGGGAGCGGGATTGATCACCGTGGCCACTCCGGCCAAGGTTCAGCCGGTGGTGACCGCCGGACTGGTGGAGGCCATGACCGTGCCGTTGCCGGATGGGGATTCCGTGACCGGGGCGTTGGAAGTCCTTTTTTCCAGCCGGGTTGCTCCGGATCTGGTGGCCATGGGGCCGGGATTGGGGGATACGCCCTGGACCGCCGGCGTGGTGGCCGGCGTGCTGGAGTGGCGGGATCTGCCGGTGGTGCTGGACGCCGACGCCTTGAACGGCTTGGCCGGGCAGGGGGAACGCATCGCCCGGTGGGCCGGGTCCCGCTCCTCTCCATTGATCCTGACCCCGCATCCGGGGGAGATGGCCCGTTTGCTGGGGGTGAGCGTGGCCGAGGTCCAGGGGGATCGGTTGGGAGTGGCGCGGCGGGCGGCCCGGGAGTGGGGTGTGTGGCTGGTTTTGAAGGGGGCGGATACGGTGATCGGGGCTCCGGACGGGCGGGCCTGGATCAACGCCACCGGCAATCCGGGTCTGGCTGCCGGCGGCAGCGGGGATCTGCTCACGGGCCTGATCGCCGGGTTGTTCGCCCAGGGTTGGCCGGTGGAAAGCGCGGTGCGGGCCGGGGTGTGGCTGCACGGGGCCGCCGCCGATGCCAGCGCGGCTGAGTGCGGCATGGCGGGTCTGGTGGCCAGCGATTTGTTGCCCCAGGTGCGGCGTTTGCGGGATGGTTTGGGGTGA